From the Lolium rigidum isolate FL_2022 chromosome 2, APGP_CSIRO_Lrig_0.1, whole genome shotgun sequence genome, one window contains:
- the LOC124691031 gene encoding protein CHROMATIN REMODELING 35-like: protein SVGMYYRRKKKAPDPVGALSLPAASLGRIWGCGSVSKEVESSYARRLQLLSFLSTTLREPTGSHVAGAATNLTESPISQEQGDTKVVINLDSDDEDESIAACKQLAPEKSNQLTPEENKLLMPSEHAGTLTTWLATEANDEPSETKRDGDGDQTSQIVPYCQSAAIVNQYPLPSYQPSVQFERVILQRRPEEERIQDLAVATRVEKIAETQVFPALPKERKQKIIDPSSQLDGDAETAPRKRKRKNDANPAVLDLPSETCNPVEEDEPMEEDEPMEEEDKPEKESDGLEDFWNDFSLAVESSKLDTVEEVASEKEVGEKEVDTDCNHDIQIHDDLGHVCRVCGMIVRRADTIIDYQWKKASRSRSYFSETRSKDSDEIVIGDVTVAEELLVLDIAIHPRHAKQMRSHQLAGFHFLVKNLVSDKPRGCVLAHAPGSGKTFMLISFIQSFLAKYPSARPLVILPKGILGTWKREFQRWQVEDIPLYDFYSVKADKRTDQLEILNSWQAKMSILLLGYKQFSTIICSDGGGTVADACRNMLLQVPNLLIMDEGHTPRNQQTDVLSSLSRVQTPRKVVLSGTLFQNHVQEVFNILNLVHPKFLKMESSRTIIKRIMSQVAISGGRISKGAVDNAFTFSVEETLLNDENITRKSHVIRSLRELTKDVLHYYKGDILDDLPGLVDFSVFLKLTPKQKEPVQKLLAYEKFKKSSVGAAVYMHPCLSEMSEVDAADRAVTLKDATIDSLVQSINVTDGAKARFFTNILSLANSAGEKLLAFGSYILPMKFLERLLVKTRGWHVGKEIFVISGDTSPEEREVAMDQFNNSPDAKVLFGSIKACGEGISLVGASRVVILDVHLNPSVTRQAIGRAFRPGQQKKVFVYRLVAADSPEEGDHETAFKKEVIPKLWFEWSEQHYTSDSFKLSKVEIDDCEDELLDNNAMRQDIVALYKR from the exons TCTGTAGGCATGTACTATCGGAGAAAAAAGAAGGCTCCTGACCCCGTCGGCGCTCTTTCACTTCCGGCTGCAAGTTTGGGTCGCATATGGGGATGTGGCAGTGTCAGCAAGGAGGTGGAAAGTTCGTATGCTCGGAGGCTCCAATTGCTAAGTTTCCTTTCCACTACTCTGCGTGAGCCCACAGGGAGTCATGTGGCGGGTGCTGCAACTAATCTGACCGAGAGCCCCATCAGCCAAGAACAGGGGGATACCAAAGTGGTAATAAATCTTGATtcagatgatgaagatgaaagCATTGCAGCATGCAAGCAACTGGCACCTGAGAAGAGCAATCAGCTCACACCTGAGGAAAACAAACTGCTGATGCCATCAGAGCATGCTGGTACTCTCACGACATGGCTGGCAACCGAAGCAAATGATGAACCAAGTGAGACCAagcgtgatggtgatggagaccaAACCAGTCAAATTGTTCCGTATTGTCAAAGTGCAGCTATAGTGAATCAGTATCCTTTGCCCAGTTATCAACCGTCAGTGCAGTTTGAGAGAGTTATATTGCAGAGAAGACCTGAGGAGGAACGTATCCAAGATCTGGCT GTTGCTACCCGTGTGGAGAAGATAGCAGAAACACAAGTTTTCCCTGCTCTTCCTAAGGAGAGAAAACAAAAAATAATTGACCCAAGCTCCCAGCTAGATGGGGATGCTGAAACTgcgccaagaaaaaggaaaaggaaaaacgaTGCGAATCCAGCGGTATTGGATTTGCCCTCAGAAACTTGCAATCCTGTGGAGGAAGATGAGCCTATGGAGGAAGATGAGCCTATGGAGGAAGAGGATAAAccagaaaaagaaagtgatggtcTCGAGGATTTTTGGAATGACTTCTCACTGGCTGTAGAAAGCTCTAAG CTTGACACCGTTGAAGAGGTAGCCAGTGAGAAAGAAGTGGGTGAAAAAGAGGTGGACACCGACTGCAATCATGACATACAGATTCATGATGATCTGGGTCATGTATGCCGTGTCTGCGGTATGATTGTGAGAAGGGCTGACACAATCATTGATTATCAGTGGAAAAAG GCATCAAGGTCAAGATCTTATTTCTCTGAAACACGTTCAAAGGATTCTGACGAGATTGTCATTGGTGATGTTACAGTCGCTGAAGAACTCCTTGTGTTAGACATTGCCATTCATCCAAGACATGCAAAGCAAATGAGATCACATCAGTTGGCAGGTTTCCACTTTCTGGTTAAGAATTTAGTCTCTGACAAACCAAGAGGTTGCGTTCTAGCTCATGCCCCTGGTTCGGGGAAAACTTTTATGCTCATTAGTTTCATTCAGAGCTTCCTGGCAAAGTATCCTTCTGCAAGGCCCCTTGTTATACTTCCTAAAGGCATATTAGGTACATGGAAGAGGGaatttcaacggtggcaagtgGAGGACATACCACTGTATGATTTCTATTCTGTCAAGGCTGACAAGAGAACAGACCAGTTGGAAATCCTCAACTCTTGGCAAGCCAAAATGAGTATCCTGCTTCTTGGATACAAGCAGTTCTCTACGATCATTTGCAGTGATGGGGGTGGCACCGTCGCAGATGCGTGCCGTAACATGTTGCTTCAGGTCCCTAACCTACTGATAATGGATGAGGGCCACACACCTAGGAATCAGCAGACTGATGTGCTCTCATCACTGAGCAGAGTACAAACTCCACGTAAGGTGGTTCTATCTGGTACACTTTTCCAGAATCATGTCCAAGAAGTGTTCAACATCTTGAACCTCGTACACCCGAAGTTTCTCAAGATGGAATCATCTCGTACTATCATTAAACGTATAATGAGTCAAGTAGCCATATCAGGTGGCCGGATTTCAAAAGGAGCTGTTGATAATGCCTTCACTTTTTCAGTAGAAGAGACCCTGCTGAATGATGAAAACATCACGAGAAAATCACACGTCATTAGAAGTCTCAGAGAACTAACCAAAGACGTGCTTCACTACTACAAGGGTGATATCTTAGATGACCTACCTGGCCTAGTAGACTTCAGCGTCTTCCTGAAACTCACTCCCAAGCAGAAAGAACCGGTTCAGAAGTTGCTAGCCTATGAGAAGTTTAAAAAATCCTCAGTGGGAGCTGCAGTGTACATGCATCCTTGTCTGTCAGAAATGTCAGAAGTCGATGCTGCAGATAGGGCAGTCACCTTGAAAGATGCAACTATTGATAGTTTGGTCCAGTCTATCAATGTGACAGATGGTGCGAAGGCCAGATTTTTCACTAATATCCTGTCACTTGCAAATTCTGCAGGAGAGAAGTTGCTTGCTTTTGGTTCATACATACTTCCCATGAAATTCTTGGAAAGGCTATTGGTTAAGACACGGGGCTGGCATGTAGGAAAGGAGATCTTTGTGATCTCGGGTGATACTAGCCCAGAAGAGAGAGAAGTGGCAATGGATCAGTTTAACAACTCTCCCGACGCAAAAGTTCTGTTCGGTTCTATCAAGGCGTGTGGGGAGGGCATCTCCCTTGTGGGCGCATCAAGAGTTGTCATTCTGGATGTTCACTTGAACCCGTCCGTTACCCGTCAAGCAATTGGGCGTGCTTTCAGGCCTGGGCAGCAGAAGAAAGTGTTTGTATACAGGCTCGTAGCTGCTGATTCTCCAGAGGAAGG